A single genomic interval of Perca fluviatilis chromosome 19, GENO_Pfluv_1.0, whole genome shotgun sequence harbors:
- the stpg4 gene encoding protein STPG4, giving the protein MSTVQDTATWKNKAVSKVSDMSRGGNKTDKGDDKVDLCGRGSWWLGTLKDTPIPGVYHIRDFLEEAELNPVRKTYGFKGVGRKAHPLGVRKGDLLLPGAYDYIDSIQEVLKHQASYSFKNCPRPDIVTLGVRDKHINTSPCDYDVTEKPVEKIPCKHVMFRSTVQRISFPPKEGPAPCHYNPQTRPGKGITSCFKSTLPRLHCVHSVSLKTPGPGAHEPCWKLGDRLNTEAIDPSFSLFFRNIL; this is encoded by the exons ATGAGTACAGTGCAGGATACTGCCACATGGAAAAACAAAGCTGTTTCTAAAGTCAGTGACATGTCCAGGGGTGGTAATAAAACAGATAAG GGTGATGACAAGGTGGACTTGTGTGGACGGGGGAGCTGGTGGCTGGGAACGCTGAAA GATACACCCATCCCAGGTGTCTATCACATCCGAGACTTCCTCGAAGAGGCTGAACTGAACCCGGTGAGGAAGACCTACGGGTTCAAAggcgtcggcagaaaagcccacCCTCTGGGCGTACGTAAGGGGGATTTGCTTCTCCCCGGGGCGTATGACTACATCGACTCCATCCAGGAGGTCTTGAAGCACCAGGCGTCCTACTCTTTCAAAAACTGTCCACGGCCCGACATCGTCACCCTGGGCGTCAGGGACAAG CATATAAACACTTCACCGTGCGACTATGATGTGACAGAGAAACCGGTGGAGAAGATTCCCTGCAA GCATGTGATGTTTCGGTCGACCGTGCAGCGGATCAGCTTTCCTCCT AAAGAGGGGCCTGCTCCATGCCACTACAATCCACAGACCAGACCAGGAAAAGGCAtcacttcctgcttcaaatCCACATTGCCGCGGCTCCACTGTGTGCACTCTGTAAGTCTG AAGACCCCAGGACCAGGGGCCCACGAACCTTGCTGGAAGTTGGGCGATCGTTTGAACACAGAAGCCATAGACCCATCATTTAGCCTCTTCTTCCGCAACATTCTCTAG